The sequence ttttgGCAAACACCTCATCCAAAGCAACTTTTAGGGTTAACAGTTATAcagttttatatactgtatatttctgtTCTTTGGGCACTGAAGTCTTGCTGTTGTTACCACCTTGACAGTTTAACTACAAGGCTAAGCAATGACTGGTCTTGGTGTTACAACCTGATATTGACTTACCTTTTTTGGAGTCTTGTTTTGGATCATGTTCTGGTTCTGGTGTTGGAATGTCTTCTATCTGGCCCATATCTTCAGTTTGGTTCGAGATTTGGACTTGTTTTTTCATAATGGGAGTAAGGGTGGATTTAGGATCCAGTCTTGTACTCGCTCTTGTGCGCCCACGTTTACCCCTTTTAGCCCGGATTGTGCGTTTATTCCCTATGCTCTTGAATGCCACATCCTTACGTCGCGGAGCAGCCCTTGGATTTGGCAGAGATGAGACGAGATGCTGAAGTTGTGGAACATTCTCTTCCACAAGATTAGCCACAGTTGTCCTGGCCTCTCCGGTTTGTCTCAACTCCCCAGCAGGGGCTGTGTCATCATTCAAACTTGCTTTACCAGGTTGGTCTGTGGCCTCCCTTGGGGTTGTAGAAGCATTTTGGCAAGACAATGAACTAGAGTCCACCTGTGAAGGGCCACTTTCAGGCTgtgtttctttagatttttttgatgTTCGGATGGGGTACCTCTTATTGAGAGGTGACGTGACAAAAGTTGATGTAGCAGCTGCAGAGGACTGAACCTGTCCTTTCTTGCAGGACTTCTGCTGAAATCGGGGTGAAGTTCGATAGACACCAGCCCTTGTTCGGGTGTTGTGCATCTTGGCATGCTCAGCAAATTCTTGAGGCAATTCAGAGCTAAAGTTGCACTTAAGACACACAAACTGGCTGACCTTCGTTGACTCTTGGATGACTGGCTCCAATGCCTTACTGCAACTTGCTTGCTCTGCCACCCCCTTGTCCCCCTCATTTAATTTTCCAATCTCTTCAAGGATTTTCTGCCGTGACTCCTCGTGGCATTGCTGATGATCTTGCAGCAATACCTTGTCTACAAACTCCAGACCACACTCTATGCattcaaaagcatttttattaagATGTCCACTCCAAGAGTCTTTCTCTCCACATTGCAAATTCTTCCCAGATCCACCGACCTGGCCATGCTCTCGCATGTGTTCACGTAGATGGGTACGTTTCTTGAAGTAAATGCTACATTCTACACATGTAAAAATACTTTGGGAGAGGTCTCCATCCAGTTGGTGATCTACTACTGACCTCTGCCTTCCTCGTACCTTCTCTTCCTTTTCCTCTTTAAATTTGAACTTACTTTCCCCAACCTTTGTGGTTTTCCCATGCTCCTTTGATCCCGAGGGTTTTCCTCTGGTCCTTCTGCCGGCTCCCGTTGTGTGTTGCCAAGTGTCTAAGCCAGAAAAAGGCCTCAATATGGCTCTCTTTTTTCTTCGGCGCTGGATGAAGGTGCAGTGTGCCCAAGGTCCAGGCGGTGGACTCTCTGGCTCAGAGTCTCCTGGGAAGGTGTATACATCTTTCTCTTTGGTATTCTTCTCTTTCTGCCCTCTACTATTAAGCATTTTCTGCTCagttttctcttctttttggcatcCCTCTTTTGGTGTAGTATCTGGTAGATTACTCACTTTGTCTTGTTCCACTGCAAGTAAACAGGAAAAAGGTTTTATTGACTTAAGTCGTTTTTTTATACGATGGTGTTATTGAATCAAATGCATTGGGGTACTTTAAGTTGTTATTTTACGTTTTGCTGTATGTTTTGGTAGGCTGGAGTCTGTAGTTTTCGGCTCCTTGTATGTAACATCTACTTGGTTCTCTACCTCCAGAGGGGAAAGTGGGATCTTTTCAAGAAATAAGTGTTTGGTTTCCACAGGTTCTTGGCACGGAACAATGTCAAATCTGCAAGGATAAGGATTCAAATGGATAAATACTTTAAAGCTTAATATTTATCTCCATCAAACCCCtcaaatgttaaaaagtatgCACTTTTCTGTAAACCTGTTCTTATGTATATTcctctgtctctcacctgtcttcTTGTTGTCCAGAGCTGGGACTTCCTGGGCTGTGAGCAGCCAGACCATGAGGGTTGGAAAAGTGCTGAAGATCTTCCTCTGACATAAACCATTGGAATCCACACAGGAACACAAACAATATACACATGACAACAGAAAGCAGTAGACTCACAGTTATATCTACAGCATGTAGACGAACAAAACCATTAACGTTGTTCACAGAGAGAAACGTTTCACAGTACAAACACAGAATAGCTCAGTCTGAAACTAGTTGAATCTTTGAAGATTCCCATTTCCAGTCAGCTTCTTACACTTTtaggaaaaaaggtacaaaagtaccttttgaaaagatacACTTTTGTACCTAAAGGGTGCATATAAGTtactaaaatgaacaaaagtgTACCTACACcttttgtatcttttttctaATAGTGTATGATTCAGACATGCTTGTATTTTTCACTGACTTGAAAGTTAGAATGAACCAGAGAAACAATTACCGTCCAAGGTTTCTTTCTCCGAGTCCGAGTCCCATGTCAGAGATGAGGGGAAGGCTGAAGATCGCGGACTCCTCTGTACTTTACCACATTGCTCCAATGTGGGGAAAAAGCATTTTGGACCATCTGAATCTCCATTTCCATCACCCTTCTCCATTGTGTCTTCACAATGCAATAACCCCCCCTGTGAGTTCAGAGTTTTGAAACAAGTCCAACATTACATAAATCTGTTTAGGAGAGGAATAAAATGCTGCAAGATTCTCACAAAGGTGTACACTGATtgttaaaagatatatataatgACAGTGTATAGATAGTTGTAATTAAAAGGTATTAAACTGTATTAAGGCAATGACtcccaaatattttttaaatattcatatagaGTAACGGTTAAAAGAAAAAACGTCTCCTTTCATTGGAAAAGTGAATGTATTATTTCAAAGGGAAAAGGGGGAGTTAAAAGCTGTGTGCCAGTTTGCACAATATCCTTCCTAAATAGTATCCAAAAATAGAATTAGTGTGTCACAAATTGTAGTATGTTGAAATAAGTATACctcatattaataaaaacacaggAAATGGGACATTGATGGATAATCAGTATCAATATGATCAATACCtaacttgattaaaaaaatatccaCATTATATTGCATCTGCAACAACATTGTGAACTTTTAGAAAGATACATTTGCTCATTTGCTTTTAAATGACTCATTATGCAAACACACTGCATTCTCTGCGCGACAGACCACGATCACCGTGCTGCTTCAGCTCTAATAGTTtaggaaattaaatgaaaagtgaaGTGGAAGACGTTAACTGTGAGAAGATGATTGACAGGGCAGTTTAAACAGTGACAGGATGCATGTAACTAAGTAACACTATTATGATGAACtagtatgtcccaaagcttgTCTGCTATTATGCTGCTCACAAGTAtgtcatttttctttacaaaaagaGTAGGCTACGTATTTTTAGGGCACAGTATAACTAGGCGAATTGGTAGGTGCCTTGAATATACCAGGAAGGTGCAGCTGAGTAAGGAGGTGGATGCTGAAGGCAGTAGCCCTTGGCTGGACATCAGATCTTGAGGGTCCCTGGTCGAGAGATCCTCCTCAGGCTCCATGGTTCCCTTGGGTACAACTGCTGTCCACTTCTCCTGTCCTATATTATGAAGAGCAATTCTAGTAACAACTGCAGGCATAGATATGGACCCGAAGCCTCAAAAGTCAAATTATTATGGGGTCTTTAAAGAAAACATATAGAAGAGCATGCAAGATGTTTATAACCTCATGAGGCTAGTTCAATGATAAATTATAGTGCTCTGTGCTGTCCAACCTTTGAAAGAGTGCATTTGAAAAACTAAATCTTTGTGTTCGATTCCTGATTCGTGTCACTGACCTATTTTATCATGCCTCATTTCCTATGTTAATAATATCAAATGAGACCGTTTTTACTGGGAAAAATATATCCATGTCGGCTCCCTTAATAAATGGGCTTGTCTATGTAGCTTTCATGTGTTTATAACCTGCGATGTCAGGACGATCTGCAAACGCTGTCCTTCTCCAGGAAcacagtgtgttaaaaatgtttctGGATGTGTGCGGCGAGGAGGGAATTGAGCAACACTCACGGAAAGCGGCCTGTCTTTGGAATCTTCTGCGTCCAATCACATCGCGCTCTCCATGTCCTTTATGGATTCAAGTTGCACGAACGCACGAGCGCTTACAGAGCATGTGTGCGTTGCGTGTTTTGCGTCCCGGAGCGTCGCTGCCTTCCCTCGGGAGCAGCGGGGAAAGCATGTAGGGCAGCTAACGGTGAAGACCGCCTTTGCACTCTAAACACCGGACTCCATGTTGTTAGTTTCGGAGGGATGGTGACGTTGGTGGGGAGGGGAAAGAGTTTATGTATCAGCCTCGCTGTAACTCTTTCACAGCAGGTCGAGAGATGAACGACACCTGAGCAGTGCGCTAACAACGGCGCTCGTGCGCGGTGCATAGCGGACTGTTTCAGTACTTTGAGGGGGCGAATAACGTTCTTATAAATGTCACTATTTTTAAGAGTTAAAAGAATGTAAAATGCTACACTTCAAAatggtaaaataattatatatatatatatatatatatatatatatatatatatatatatatatatatatatatatatatatatattattttttttttttataaatctgctATATGAATAAATGGAAATATCAGTTACCTGCATGATATCAATAATAATTGCTCCTAATATGTTACAtctgtatgtgtctgtctgtccttctaaacatctatttgtgtgtgtgtgtgtgtgtgtgtgtgtgtgtatgtctgtctttATGTATAAACACTATAATGTTCAGTCATACTGTTCATAGATGTCTTTGGCAACTGTTATGTACTATGCGCAAATACTGTTAACTACTCATATTTTAGCAAGAAAATGCCTTAGAACTTTTACAGCTATGCAattatttaatgaacaaatcctaaataaatacattaatgtaattaaaatcaaGCTACATTTAAGGTGAATTGTTTTAAACACTGTTTAATTTAAACCACAGCATTAGTTttgttaatttacaaaataattttagctagatttgctgattttattatattctaactatttaaaatatgcaatgtGTGTGATCAAAATTATGTACTTGAACGTTATCAGTTTGTAAAGGAACTGTGCTTTTTACCAAATGTAAAGGCAAATTACATTTTTTGCCCATTTCTAATGTCATGTGTAaaatccaacaaactaaaatataatagaTATGATGTTTAGAAGGAATTTCAAATGTATTCATGTACTGTTTTACCGAGACACAATTAGTTGATTGTGTTCATTGTTGCTGCTACAGTCATCAAGGCAAATAGCTTTGCAGAGAaaagcagagaaacacacacacacacacacacagttaatgtCTGAACTGTTACATTCTGTGAACCACTTTAGTACAATAAATCCCATGAATCATTTATCTTTTACCTCCCAATGCACCCATTTCTGGATTTTCCGGTACGAGGTGTTTCCTGGGCATTCTGTGGCATCGCACCATGTCCATCACACTCTTGACAGGAAGGATGGAGGTATAATCACAGATGAAGCAGAACCCATAGCTTATAGAGTTGTACCCTTAAGTATAGGCTCTGACCAAATTCCAGCCACGGCCCTTCGTATAGGTTTCCATCAGAACCTGTAACAAAACTACTGGGGACAAACaatgataattataagaaattaaaCCACACAATCAGATTTATGTTCCAAACTGGGACTTTCTTAACCTGTATCCAATGTCAGACCATCCATTGGTTTGCTGGTTGCGCTGCATGTCACTGGCACATTGGTCAAAGGTGGTGCAAGGCCTGGAGGGTTGAGATGTGGTGGATTAAAACGTACGGCGcagggagagacagacagaagggaGAACCACTGCATCTCACCACTGAGACCTCGTAATGATCTTGGGACAGACTTGAGAGGGAAAAATGCAATGTGAGAACACATTATTGCTACTGACCGATTGAAAGTTGATGATAAAAAAGTGGTTTATTTACTTGGTGGTGTTCAagtgatattattaaaatatttataatttaataatattaaaataacataaaatatcacagttaaaaaattgtcaaaattgAAGGTGCAGTATGTAAAATTGAAAGCTAGAGGTTGAAATGGttactgcagtccaaattcaataAATTGCATATAGAGTTGTTTCTCTCTTCCCCTTCTCCTCAGACTCAcacgggttgccagattgaggacatgTAAAAAGAACATAATGTGATTAATTAGCTATCCGCTGATTAATTAACTCATTAGTTCCTTGTTTGGTATTGTGTTCCATTCCATTGTCCAGAGTTCCATTGTCTTGTCTAAGTCTGTGGTAAAGGATTAGGTCCCCCAAAAatttgcttgtgttttactcaccctcaaagcatcctaggtgcatatgactttcttctttcagacgaatccagttggagttattttaaaaattgtcctggctattcaatcactgcagtcagcgggtgttgcagttgaacagtccacaagtcgtcaaataaagtgcccgcatccataataaaatgtgcctcacatGGTTTGACGACTTGTCAACTGTTCAACTTCAACATCCACTGACTGCAACGATtgagcttggaatagccaggacaattttttagaCCGCATTCGTCTCAAAGAAGAAAGTCTTTTAGACCTAGGATGCTTCAAGGGTGAGCAAAACAcaatctaattttcttttttgggttaactaaccctttaagctgttGTGTGATCTGTTTTCCTGTGTTCCTGGGTAAGTTTTGAATTAAAgactttaaaattattaaattggaTTATTTGTCTTCTTGTGCTACTCAGCTGCCTGTAAGTGCATTGATTTATCcttgttttaatatactttttgtCATATAATTTCTGTTGAAATTGGCAGTGGGTGAAATCCCACAAACCAAAATGAAAACAGACATTCCAACACGGAACACACATTTCAAAGTGGAAAAACTTGCTGTTCCATTGCTTTTCCGAGAAATTAGTAgaaagcatgtttcttaaatatctgctcTGTTTCTAAGTATTTTAtactttagtacatttaaaaaaattacagcacCATAAAGGCAgcttaaaatatatacttaaaaataacagtaaataaaaaatatagcaatattttgtaagacattgaaatatttaaataaatattttaaataaatgaaacagtCTGTATGTTAACATTGGTTATAAGTAAACTGATTTAGTTGGTggtttaaaactataaaatagttaaaaacattgaaaaagttATATTAAGGAGAtgtattcatagaaataaatattgtttaaaatattcatCAGTATAAAATGGttaacataaataatttaattacctGAACACAATTAGACAAATTGGTCAAACCCTTGGTTCATAACATCGTCCAGCCTCTTCCTCTCAGACTCATTTAAGTTCATTAAGCGACCAACTGTTAAAGCCTGGACCATTTGTCTTTTTAAGCAAAGAGAAACTGACAAGCTTTTTGAAATTCATCCTTCGTTTCTGACTAATCAGACGGGCGCTGTGTCGTCAGGCTGGTCGCTGAAGTAACTATTCAGCAAGTCACTCACGGTGGTTAGACGTCGAAACTTCTGACTCGAGGATGAACCCGTTCATACTGACGATTATTAGGGCAAATCAGAGACCTTTGGGGGTTGCAATGCTATCCCAGATACCATTAGTGCCAAAAGAAACAGTGGATTGCTAATTGTGGACATGATCTAGAAAAGAGGCAACCAGGTTGTGGGTCAAAGTTAAAGGGTAAAGGCCTTGGATGGTGGACTGCAGCCCAGCAAATACATTGTTCTTGTGAATCGGTGGAAACTAAGCTTCAATTTTACTATTTATCGAAGCAGCCCTTGATATCTAATTTACTTTGTGTTATGTCCTATCATAGGATACACTAAAAATCAAAGTGCTTCAAAGGGTTCttcaagcgatgccatagaaccaccattttttggttccacaaagaaccattcagtcaaaggctctTTAAAGAAACATCTCTTTCTTAcccttttataatctgaagaaccttctttcgccccaaagaaacttttgtgaaacagaacggttctttagatgttaaaggttctttatggaaccatttagaaaaAATGTTCTTCTATGTCATCATgaagcatctttatttttaatagtttaaacaACCTGACCAGTCCACCAATTAGAAAAATAGCTAGGATTTTCATGGAAATTTCCATTTCAATCTTAAGTGAATTCAGGTCAATTGGGAAAGTTTTGACATCAAAATGACTGGAACAAGATGTCCCTATTATCCTGGATAAACCATGTTTTTTTATAATCCAAGAAAAGTGTGTTAGTCCTTGTTCTGAAACAGAGCGCAGTTTAAAGATCACTAGTCCTTTCAGTCCTTATCATTATACAGTTATCATGGGATCAAAACTAGGCGCAGTATCTTAATCAGCTACTTGAATCAGGACAATAATAAACAACTAGgtccaaaaaaaaatcatattgtggCTGTTTTACTTCAATAATTACATTCAAAGCACAGAATCATAGTTTttacttaaaacaaacaaaaaaaaggcataaagcaTAACGTTTTTATGCATCTGAATCTTGAAACTCActgccatgttttgttttttagatcaTGTTCCGCATAACGGCTTTGCATCTGTAAAGTTGTTCAGGTGTAAAGAGGATTTAAAGTTGACCCTAAACAGCACATAACTGACAAtaacaaacacatacaataaacaaaatgtaCATACAAAATGTACATATTGATAACATAACGAGTGTTTGTGTACAGTTCATGGTATAGGATTATTCAAGAGCACACATCGCCAAACTAAACTCAGAAAAACTCAGAGTTCAAcgtctctttttctctttatcAAAGTTCCTCTCTTCATCATTCTAGATCAAGTTTTTGTTTCTCTCTTGAACAGAGAGCAAATTCAAACTCCGGTTGCTTCTTTGGTGTTTGCGCTGCATAGCAGGAATCACCAACAAGACCTCAGCGATCCATCCCATTGTCATCCTGGGGTTGCCCTTGAAAACAAGCCGCTCTTAACCGTTCACAACAGTCCAGTTCCTCCTGCAGGAAAGAAAataatcattcattcaatcataAAGTCATTATAGACCCATCATACTGGCAAAATGTGACATGTGGAACAGAGTACTGAATGAGAGAATGGGTAAAATTGCTTAAAGTCATCTCAGAGGTGAAAAAAAGCCATTTAATTTTGATGATGGATTACAAAAGTAAACTATGTCTTTGGGAGAATTATCCAGGCTGTTGTTGTAAATAAGAACTCATTAAGTTCTTATTTACTCTATTTAGGCACATCCTTAAATGACAAGCCTggttaaataaaagttaattataatcatattcacaaacaaatcacataaaagaaaagtaaatagggtccattttgatttcatgttgactttaaaaacaGAATTTTACCAGGCTCTCCTCTCGGCCCTTTAGGTCCTGCACTCGCTGCTTGAGCAGTTCCTCCAAACCAAGCGATGCATCTCTGCAATCGTTCACACCACGGGGAGAGTCCTCAACCAAGCTTCAAacatacatgataaaaaaaacctGTCAGAAACCTCTCAAACTACAAAATCTGATGTAATTCCACCAGCATACTGCAGATTTGTTTTCATCATGCAACAATGCTACtaaccagcagagggcaccaaGCACATGTTCATGTACAGAGGAATGAGGCGAGCGAAGAACTGACACCAGCTGCTGAACCATCCCCATAGACAACACTGTATCTGAAAAAGAAAGTAGGATCGAACATGAAATTCTAGCTATATTTCCTTCCAAAGTTGTGATTTTAGCCTAAATGCCAAACTGGaataatgcataaaacatttgtgaataaaGCACAGTTTCCATCAAACGAGTCAAAGAGAAGAAAATAGTCACATAATCTGGCACTAAATATTACTAAGTAGGAGAAgcatcaaaatattataattttc comes from Carassius auratus strain Wakin chromosome 3, ASM336829v1, whole genome shotgun sequence and encodes:
- the LOC113054423 gene encoding LOW QUALITY PROTEIN: N-acetylmuramoyl-L-alanine amidase (The sequence of the model RefSeq protein was modified relative to this genomic sequence to represent the inferred CDS: inserted 3 bases in 2 codons; deleted 2 bases in 2 codons; substituted 6 bases at 6 genomic stop codons) gives rise to the protein MANNVFAGLQSTIQGLYPLTLTHNLVASFLDHVHNXQSTVSFGTNGIWDSIATPKGLXFALIIVSMNGFILESEVSTSNHXVSDLLNSYFSDQPDDTAPXLISQKRRMNFKKLVSFSLLKRQMVQALTVGRLMNLNESERKRLDDVMNQGFDQFVXLCSVCPKIITRSQWXDAVVLPSVCLSLRRTFXSTTSQPSRPCTTFDQCASDMQRNQQTNGWSDIGYSFVTGSDGNLYEGRGWNLVRAYTXGYNSISYGFCFICDYTSILPVKSVMDMVRCHRMPRKHLVPENPEMGALGGKR